ACAACTCCTGTTTCTTTAATCAACTCTGAGACAAAATGCGCATCCGGTTGTTTCATTTCTAATTTTGGGAATGCATAAAATGCACCTTCAGGTTTTACGCAAGAAATTCCCGGAATTGCATTTAACATTTCAACAGTTAAATCTCTTCGTTTGGTAAGCTTTGCCATTGCTTCAACAAGGTGTTCCTGATTTCCTTCAAGCGAAGGTTTTATTCCATATTGCTCAGGATGATTTGCAGATAATCTTGCGCGCAATATTTTATTTATTGCTTCAATGTAGTCAGCAAGAACTTCTTTTCTTCCACTTACAATGCCCCATCCGATTCTAAAACCTGGGACCATATAATTTTTAGATAACCCGCCAAATGTAATACAGGAAACATCTTTATTTAATGATGCAATTGAAATATGTTTTTTTCCATCGAACAAAAGTTTGTCATAAATTTCATCAGCAAAGATTATAAGATTATGCTCAAGTGCTACATCAACAATTTGCTGTAAATTTTCTTTTGTGTAAAGAGAACCTGTTGGATTATTTGGATTGATAAGCACAATAGCTTTAGTCTTATCATTTATTTTTGATTTTATGTCTTCAATATCTGGTAACCAGCCGTTTGATTCATCCAGATAATATGGATTTTCCATCATCTGAAGTTTGCTTGAGATTGCTGTGTAAAGCGGATATCCTGGAGTTGGTGTAAGTACATTTTCACCGTCGTTTACGAGAGCAGTTAAACAGATATCAATAGCTTCACTTGCGCCAGTGGTTACAAAAATATCATGAACATTTGTAATCCCTTTTCTTTCTGCTTCTCTTTCAATTGCATCAACAGCATCTTTAATTCCTGATGAAGGTGCGTACCCATTAAGATTTTTTAACATCGCCTGATATGTTGCATCAACTAGATGTTTTGGTGGAACAAAATCATAAAGATTTGGGTCGCCGATATTTAAGTATAACATTTCTTTTCCAGTTTTAGCAACTTGATTTGCAAGTATAACAATATCTCTAACTGCATATGTAATGTTATTTGTTCTAACTGCTGGGATAATTTTTGAATGCATTATATTTCTCCAAATATTCTTTTGATTTACTTATTAAACTTAACAAAATTTTTTATGATTGGGATAAGAATTTGAGATAGATTGATAAAAATCAACAATAATTAATAATTTCTTTTTAACAAAAGAAGTGTAAAATCATCATTGTAAATATCGGAAGTACTGAAATATTTTGTAGCGGATATTATCTCGTCAACCATTTTTTGAGGTGATTGAGTAGTATTTATTTCAAAGATTTCAATCAATCTATCTAATCCGAATTGATTTTTATCTTTACTAAAAACCTCAACAACTCCATCTGTGTATAAAAGTATCTGATCATTTTTATTTAAAGTAATCTCAGAACTTTTGAACTCAGCATCTTTTAAAAGATTTAAAGATGGACCGCCGCCTTCTAATAAAGTTGTTGTATCATTATCCCACAGTAGTGCAGGATTATGACCGCAATTGCAATAAGTAAAAGTATGAGTTCTGTGATTTAGTATGCCATAAAAAACTGAAATAAAATCCCGCTTACGCATAAACTCAGAAACTTGCTCATTCATAAGTTTCATTATTTCACGTGGCTCGGAAAAAAGTTTTGCATTGTAACGAAGCAGTGCACGAAACGCTGCCATAATTAAAGCAGCCGGAACACCATCGCCCGAAACATCAGCGATTACAATTGCCAATCTATTTTCATCTAGAACTATATAATCAAAGTAATCCCCTCCAATTTCATAAGCCGGAATACAAACACTCGCAAAATGATAACCCTCAATTTCGGGTTCAGAATTCGGTAGCAAACTTAGCTGCACATCTTTAGCTAGTTGGAGCTGTTCTTCTATTTTTTTCTTTTCAATTATCTGATAATGAAGTAAAGCTTTTTCAATAGATATTGCAGAAGCTTCAGCAAAAAAGTTTAAGACTTCAATATCAGCAGGATCAAAGGCCGCAAGTTTATCACTTTCAACATTAAGTGCACCGATGGTTTTTCCATCACGTAAAATGGGAGAAGTTATTTCAGATCTGGTTTCTTTTCTTCCGGGTATGTAACGTTCATCTTTTGTTACATCATTAAGAATAATACTTTTTCCCATTTTGATTGTCTGCCCAACTATTCCTTTACCTTCCATAAGCATACCATCAGATTCTAATGGTAAGTTTCCAAATCCACGCTGAACCATACTTGCAATTTTTTGTCTGGTTTGATGATAGCCCGGATGATTAATATCTTCGCTAAGAATAAAAATTCCTGCTGCATCATAATCAATTACATTTGCCAGCATATCTAAAAGCAGATTAAGTATTTTATCAAGATCCAGCGTGCCCCGAATTTTATTAGATATATTACGAAGCAGCTTATACTTTATTTCTGCTGTTAATTCAATTTTATTTTTCATCTACTAGATTGGATTAATTACTGATGTAAATTTAGCTGATAGTAATTTACATTCAAACAAAAAATAGCCCCGAAATAACACGAGGTTAATTAGTATTCTGAAAAACATCAGTTCAGCAAAATCTTTATACCGATTTGCCGCAACAGATTAGCTAAAGACTATCATTATTTTGATTTTATAATTCCGCTTCCCTCGCCAAAAAATCCTGTTCGCTCATATATATCATCGGAATATATTAATCCGTCAGCAAAATTTTTCATCCCATCTATAACATCACCTTCTCCTTTGCCAACGATGGAAACGTTTTCTGTCCATTCTGATTCGCCTGTCTTAGTTCTAAAACCGGTAAAGCTGCCTTCCCACAAGCCATCAGGATAATCGTCCGGTACCATTGACCATTTACCGTGCGTAGGTCCTTCCCCCGTATTGAGGTTAAATCTGAAATTTATGGTTATCAATAAGTTTCCTTTTACTAAAGAATTGTCGGCTTCGAACCTGGTTAGCGCAACCCTATCTTTTACAATAAGGTTTTGTCCTACAATTTTTTCTGTACCGGGATCAACAAGGCCAAGGATTGTAATATTGGCGTTATAGTCGGTTGTTGTTACTTTTTCCAGTGAACTTACTGGCTCATTTGGCAGTTGGGATTTTTCTGAACAACCGAGAAATACAAGGCCCATAAAAGCTATTATAGCAAAGAAAATTTTTGTTGTTTTCATAACAACACTCCTTTTAGTTGGTTGATAAATATTCTCTAATATTTTTAGAGAGATTGTTCTATCTTTAAGTGGATTGAGTTAATTCTGGTTCAAAAAACTTCAGCGGAATAATCTCATCCTCTAATTTTTAACTTTGTGTTGTTTATTGGAAGACAATAAATTTCTGCACAGCATTTAGTTTATCGCTGCGCCTAAGGGGGTAAGAGATATGAATAAAGATACGATTACAACAACTAGTTACCCTAAAAGGTCCAGTGGTCAACAGTTGGAATAATTTCTTATTAAATAAAACTCTTTAGATCTTCAATGTCAAGAAAAATATTATTAAAATTTGGCAATATTAATCAATTAACAACAAACTCCTACCACTCTACTTAGCGACAGGCAGGCCTTAATTGATGGGGGTGCTCTTAAAATAAGTTAGTTTTGCTTTCACAAAATTTGTCTTTCAGACCAAAGCAGTTTGTACTTAATTTCTGCTGTGAGTTCAATTTTATTTTTCATCTACTAGATTGGATTAATTACTGATGTAAATTTAGCAGATAGTAATTTACATTCAAACAAAAAATAAAAAAGGAGCCGAAGCTCCTTAAATTATTTATTCAAAAATTTTCTAATTACTTTAAATAATTTTTCAGGTTCTTCTACCTGGGGATTATGTCCGCTTTTTTCAAACATTACAAACTTAGCTTGTGGACAATAATCTTTGTACTCAGCTTCCATCCAGGGAACAGCTACGCGATCATATCTGCCGGCATATATCAAGATTGGCATATTTAAACTTTTTAATTGTTTTCTAAAATCAAATGTTCCGATATCACTACTAACTAGAAAATCTCCATCTCGTCCAACCATTTGATAATACAATTTTGTGTTGTTGGAATTTGGATACGGTTTTCTTCCAACTCTATTAAAATTTTCTGGATTATAAGCATACAAAAATCCATATGGTACTCGACCATAAATATCCTGATGAATCTGATCGCTTGATACGGCACCTTGTTTTCTTACTTTCATCAATTCTTCCCACACTTCAGGATAATTTGTTTTTATTTCGTGATTTGAATTATCACAGTTTTCCTGCCACATTAAATAAGAATGAAATGTATTTGCTAGTATCAGATGCGACACATTTTCCGGATATTTAATTGCGTAAGCCTGTGCAACCACGCCGCCATAAGAATGCCCTAAAATATTGATTTTAGTGAAGCCCAAAGACTTGCGCAATCCTTCCAAATCTTCAACGTCTCTTTCTAGAGTATACTCAGTTACGTTTCTTGCTGTATCAGATTTGCCTCGCCCAAAAGCATCAAAATAAACTAATGTGTTGGTTGTTGATAATGAATCAAAAGCTCTAAGGTAACTATGTGCATTACCCGGACCACCGGCAATAAAAAATAACGGGTCTCCATTACCAAAACTAACTGTCCAGATTTTTGCTCCGTTTACTTCATAATATTTTCCATCAGTTTGACTATCAGGAAAGTTTTGAGAATATATTGTTATAGCAAAAATGAGTAAAAGAAAAGTTTTAAATAATGTTTTCATAAAGCGCCTTGTAAATTTTTAATTTCATCCCTGGCTTGTCTTGCTAAATTTACCAAATTCCAGTAAGGAGGAGTATATCCGTTTTCATTTTTAAATTTATTAGCAAGATCTATTAATTTCAGTTTTATTTTATCGTGAGTTTCGGAATACTCTACATTTTTTAATGTTGCCTCAGCACTCATACCTTCTGGCACAGGGCCGACTGAGCCAAATAGATTTAATATCATACTATAAAGTTTTGTCACTCTGCCGACTGGTAAAAGATACCAATCATATGATAAAACCTTACCGCTATCAGCTTCTTCCAACATTACATCCGTAACTGCATTATCCAAATGATCTTTATATAGAGTTTCCGGATCTCTCCATTCAGCGACAACAGAAAGTTTCGGATCATACTCAAGATCTGAAGGCTCCTCTGTTTCAAAATACTTAACACCGAATGCGGCTAGCCAGTTTCTTGCACCTTTAGTTGAAATGTTTGATAGACCAGTCCATAGCGTTATTCCAAATTTCTTATATGATGATGATGCAACTTCTGAGCAAAATTGTTTTTCTGATTCGTTAGTATTCATTTCAAAATCATAAGGAATATGTTTCTGCTTAGCCTCTATTAATGCAAATTCTGCGGCTTTGTGTGGAAGCATTGGATCTGTTTTTATTAAATCGGATCTCAATCTTAGAACCATAATTCTAAGCTTTATGTCTTTAAGATATTCCTCTAATGATGAAATTACGACTCCTCTTTCAATATGCGATTCAATTATTGAAATCGCTTTTGTTTTTTCATCGATATGAACTAATGCTATGTGCGAAAAATTTCCCGGATAATCATTCCCTCTTGCAATCAATGCTGATGTAGGAGCGCCACCACGAGAAACTAAAATATCTCCGCTGTGAACTTCCTCACCTAGTATTGCGGCTGAGGGAGTAATCGATGGTTCATCAATTCCTTTGACTAAAGGTGCTACTTCTCCGCTTGGTAACTGAAGTATTATTTCTTCAATTGCAGTTCTGTTTCCATAAAGCAAACGATAAAGTGTATTTCTAGCATCAGTAGAATTCATATCCCAGTTTCTGGATTGTTCTTTTACAACCTTTCTTAATTGAGAATAAAAATTTACGTAGGCAGGAAAATATTGATTGCAAACGGGAATAAGCGGGGCTGATTGAAAAATATAGTTTTCAAGTGCTGCAAATTTTTCATCTGATGGTTTTAAATCTTTATCGGATATTTCATTTAGAATTTTTTCAGAACTCAAAAATAATGAATCGATATGAGGTTCTATTTTATCACAACCTTCAGAAGCGGCGTTTATGAATGTCCTTTCTAATTTATTCCACACACTATCCTGATTCCAGATAAACGGTTTTTTATTTCCTTCAGGAATTATCGAATTATTCTCTACAGGAATTAATAGTAAAAGATATAGTAATGCGATTGTAGAAATTGAAATGAGGATCTTGGGATATTTTATTTTTATAGATTTTATTTTCACATCTAAAATTTAAGAAAGAGGTGTTTTAATTACTAAATATTAAAAAAGTCCTACCTATCATTTTCATCCAGATAGTTTTTCCTGTGCTAAAGAAATTTTTTATAATTTAGGATATCATTTCGAAGTTTAGCATTAAATAGTATTCTTTTTCTAGATCAGAAAGCTTATTTTTATTTAAATAAAAAATGAAAGATCAAGTGCATGAAAAAAATAATATTCTTCTTATTTGTAGGACTTTTGTTAGCATCCTGTAATGTTAAAAAAGAGCAGTTCACAATAACAGGAACTATTGACAGCAAAGATTCTGTTATGATTTTTCTTCAAAAACGCGGAATCGATGGTTGGGAAAAACTCGACTCGACAAAAGTGCTTAACGGTAAATTTAATTTCACCGGATCAGTCGTTATGCCAGAGATGTGGTATTTAACAATGGACGATAAAAAAATATCCTTTCCTCTTTTCGTAGAGAATTCCGATATTAATGTTCAGCTTTATCCGGACAGTATTGATAATTCGAAAGTAATTGGATCATCTTCACAAGATATTTATAAGAAATATGTGGATATGAATGATACCATAATGAAAAAAATGGAAGATGTTTATAATGCGTGGAAAGCTGCAAAAGAAATAGGCGATACTGCAGCGATGAAAAAAAATGATTCAATCAGTGAAGACCTCGATAAGGAAACAAAGGATCAACTAGTCTCTTTTATAAAATCGAACAACAATACATCAGTTTCACCTTATCTAATAACTCGCAATTCTTGGCGGTTTGATTTGCCCGAATTACAGAAGTTAATAAGCGTGATCGACACTAAATTAAAAGCTTCCACATATTATCAGGATATCGAAAAACGAATTGGGTTACTACGTGCAACAGCAATTGGTCAAATTGCTCCAGATTTTACGCTGAACGACTCCACTGGAAATCCTGTTTCTCTCTCATCACTAAAAGGTAAAATATTGTTAGTTGATTTCTGGGCAGCATGGTGCGGGCCTTGCCGAGCAGAAAATCCAAATGTTGTTAAAGCTTGGAAGACATATAATAAAAAAGGATTTGATGTACTTGGTGTTTCATTTGATACCAATCGCGATAAGTGGCTAAAGGCTATTAAGGATGATAAATTAACATGGACTCAAGTTTCGGATCTAAAAGGCTGGGGTAATGAAGCTGGTAAACTCTATGCAATAAATTCAATTCCAGCCAACGTTTTGCTAGACAAGGATCAGAAGATTATCGCCTCCAATTTACGAGGTGAGGATCTACTAAAAAAACTTGAAGAACTTCTTGGATCAGTATCAGCGTCAAAATAAAATATTTATTTGTGATCGTTTAATAGAATCCCTGCAAAAACTGATTGATCTCAATATTTATTTTCTACTTTAAATGCAAAGAAAAAACCCTGATACAAAGGTATCAGGGTTTTTATTAAGGAATGTTAATCAAATTATTTCAATAGAATCATTTTCTTTGTTTGAACAAAATCACCAGCCTGTAGTTTATAAATATATGTTCCGCTTGCCAGTCTGGAAGCATCAAAGTTTATTTCATATTTTCCTGCGGCTCTTTGTTCATTTGAAATCAGCTCTGCAACCTCAGTCCCAAGTATATCATAAACTTTTAAGGTTACATTTGCATTATTAGGAATGCTGAAAGCAATTCTTGTACTTGGATTGAAAGGATTAGGATAATTTTGATCCAAGTTATATTCACTAACTTCAGCAATCTCACCTGTCTCACCCAAAATTTTATTCATATAATCATCAGCTTCTTTACCAAGTATTTTTGGAAGCTGAACGACAGCACCATTTGCCAAAGCTACAAATATTCCGAATGGTTCACCGTTTTGATTTGCAGAAGGATTTAAAAATCCTGATGCAAAAACTACAGCAGAATTTCCACCAAGAGTTCTTAGGTCTGCATTATAAACACCTACTAACTGAAAAGGATTTGTTGTATAAATTATTACCCAGTTTCTACTAGCAGGAAGGCTTACATAATTACTAACGTCACCATAAGATATATTAGAAAGACTTAAACCGAATAAAGAACGGATATTTACAGCAGGGGCATCGGTTGAACCGTGAACAGCAAACAAATCTACTTTACTATTACTGTTAGCTTCTTCACGCGCGTCAGCTTTTGCAAATAGAGTAAATGATATATCTCTTCCATTTGGATTTGGGGCAAATCCGCTTGGATTTACCACGCCATTAGCTAAAGCCACATATGTCTTGCCGCCTTCAAAAGTAACAGCAAAGTTTTTAATAGTATCAGCAGCGGAAGTACTATTACCGGGTGCAACCCCGATATTTAGCGAAACTCCTGCAGGAACATCAACATATGGAGTAGCAGTTCTGAAAGCAAAATTATCAAGTAACAAACCTC
The window above is part of the Ignavibacteriales bacterium genome. Proteins encoded here:
- a CDS encoding aminotransferase class I/II-fold pyridoxal phosphate-dependent enzyme, with the translated sequence MHSKIIPAVRTNNITYAVRDIVILANQVAKTGKEMLYLNIGDPNLYDFVPPKHLVDATYQAMLKNLNGYAPSSGIKDAVDAIEREAERKGITNVHDIFVTTGASEAIDICLTALVNDGENVLTPTPGYPLYTAISSKLQMMENPYYLDESNGWLPDIEDIKSKINDKTKAIVLINPNNPTGSLYTKENLQQIVDVALEHNLIIFADEIYDKLLFDGKKHISIASLNKDVSCITFGGLSKNYMVPGFRIGWGIVSGRKEVLADYIEAINKILRARLSANHPEQYGIKPSLEGNQEHLVEAMAKLTKRRDLTVEMLNAIPGISCVKPEGAFYAFPKLEMKQPDAHFVSELIKETGVVVVPGSGFGQVPGTKHFRVVFLPNEQILEKAYKAIGDFFVKYQEKYPDLVEV
- a CDS encoding SpoIIE family protein phosphatase, with the translated sequence MKNKIELTAEIKYKLLRNISNKIRGTLDLDKILNLLLDMLANVIDYDAAGIFILSEDINHPGYHQTRQKIASMVQRGFGNLPLESDGMLMEGKGIVGQTIKMGKSIILNDVTKDERYIPGRKETRSEITSPILRDGKTIGALNVESDKLAAFDPADIEVLNFFAEASAISIEKALLHYQIIEKKKIEEQLQLAKDVQLSLLPNSEPEIEGYHFASVCIPAYEIGGDYFDYIVLDENRLAIVIADVSGDGVPAALIMAAFRALLRYNAKLFSEPREIMKLMNEQVSEFMRKRDFISVFYGILNHRTHTFTYCNCGHNPALLWDNDTTTLLEGGGPSLNLLKDAEFKSSEITLNKNDQILLYTDGVVEVFSKDKNQFGLDRLIEIFEINTTQSPQKMVDEIISATKYFSTSDIYNDDFTLLLLKRNY
- a CDS encoding alpha/beta fold hydrolase; its protein translation is MKTLFKTFLLLIFAITIYSQNFPDSQTDGKYYEVNGAKIWTVSFGNGDPLFFIAGGPGNAHSYLRAFDSLSTTNTLVYFDAFGRGKSDTARNVTEYTLERDVEDLEGLRKSLGFTKINILGHSYGGVVAQAYAIKYPENVSHLILANTFHSYLMWQENCDNSNHEIKTNYPEVWEELMKVRKQGAVSSDQIHQDIYGRVPYGFLYAYNPENFNRVGRKPYPNSNNTKLYYQMVGRDGDFLVSSDIGTFDFRKQLKSLNMPILIYAGRYDRVAVPWMEAEYKDYCPQAKFVMFEKSGHNPQVEEPEKLFKVIRKFLNK
- a CDS encoding AhpC/TSA family protein translates to MKKIIFFLFVGLLLASCNVKKEQFTITGTIDSKDSVMIFLQKRGIDGWEKLDSTKVLNGKFNFTGSVVMPEMWYLTMDDKKISFPLFVENSDINVQLYPDSIDNSKVIGSSSQDIYKKYVDMNDTIMKKMEDVYNAWKAAKEIGDTAAMKKNDSISEDLDKETKDQLVSFIKSNNNTSVSPYLITRNSWRFDLPELQKLISVIDTKLKASTYYQDIEKRIGLLRATAIGQIAPDFTLNDSTGNPVSLSSLKGKILLVDFWAAWCGPCRAENPNVVKAWKTYNKKGFDVLGVSFDTNRDKWLKAIKDDKLTWTQVSDLKGWGNEAGKLYAINSIPANVLLDKDQKIIASNLRGEDLLKKLEELLGSVSASK